The Ensifer canadensis genome has a segment encoding these proteins:
- a CDS encoding Ohr family peroxiredoxin — protein MNKIYTATTETTGGRNNGVVRSTDGVLDIRLSDPASTQIGTNPEQLMAAAWSASFASSVAQVARKTGMPLSANVRIHAEVDLSSDDDDEFVIGVRMVIQLPGMEGDIAAMLIDEARRVCPFSRATRGNIQVDFNIV, from the coding sequence ATGAACAAGATTTACACCGCCACGACCGAAACGACCGGGGGGCGCAACAACGGCGTCGTCCGCAGCACGGACGGCGTGCTCGATATCAGGCTCTCGGATCCCGCTTCGACCCAGATCGGCACCAATCCCGAACAGCTCATGGCAGCGGCATGGTCCGCGAGCTTCGCAAGCTCCGTGGCACAGGTCGCTCGGAAGACCGGAATGCCCCTCTCCGCCAATGTCAGAATCCATGCCGAAGTGGATCTGTCCTCGGACGACGACGACGAATTTGTCATTGGTGTTCGAATGGTCATTCAGCTTCCGGGAATGGAAGGTGACATCGCCGCCATGTTGATAGACGAAGCCCGCCGCGTCTGCCCGTTTTCGAGGGCCACACGAGGCAATATTCAGGTCGACTTCAATATCGTGTGA
- a CDS encoding helix-turn-helix transcriptional regulator — protein sequence MLGKLIRVGRAERRLTAQELADRAGISRTTLSSIEKGTPGPEIGIVFEVASLVGVRLFDYDERTLQMHNARLDEKLSLLPKSVRHTMKEVDDDF from the coding sequence ATGCTTGGCAAACTGATCCGCGTCGGCCGAGCCGAGCGCCGCCTAACGGCGCAAGAACTGGCCGACCGCGCCGGCATCAGCCGCACGACGCTGTCCAGCATCGAAAAGGGCACGCCCGGCCCTGAGATCGGCATCGTCTTCGAGGTCGCCTCCCTCGTGGGCGTGCGTCTGTTCGACTATGATGAGCGCACCCTGCAGATGCACAACGCCCGCCTTGATGAAAAACTTTCCCTGCTGCCCAAGAGCGTCCGCCACACGATGAAGGAAGTCGATGATGACTTCTAG
- a CDS encoding Ohr family peroxiredoxin, giving the protein MTHKVLFTGKTHNTNGRDGGARSSDGFLDVKMKQPHPAAENLFGAAWSACYMGAIEVAASQRQIKLAAGIAVDAEIDLNVDDGNYFLSARFNVSVPGIDPVIARELLDAAHSICPYSKATHGNVNVVTNLV; this is encoded by the coding sequence ATGACCCATAAGGTTCTCTTCACTGGCAAGACGCACAACACCAACGGCCGCGATGGCGGCGCTCGCAGCAGCGACGGCTTTCTCGACGTCAAGATGAAGCAGCCGCATCCGGCCGCTGAAAACCTCTTCGGTGCCGCCTGGTCGGCCTGCTACATGGGCGCGATCGAAGTTGCCGCCTCCCAGAGGCAGATCAAGCTCGCGGCCGGGATCGCGGTCGATGCCGAGATCGATCTCAATGTCGATGACGGCAACTATTTCCTGAGCGCCCGTTTCAATGTCAGCGTACCCGGCATCGATCCTGTCATCGCTCGCGAACTGCTCGACGCCGCGCACAGCATTTGCCCGTACTCCAAAGCAACGCATGGCAACGTCAACGTTGTGACAAACCTCGTCTGA
- a CDS encoding ATP-binding protein produces the protein MNSFGDANADDLTFGPFRLSIGQRLLAKDGVAVDLGARALDLLIALTLAPNVVVAKKDLMSCVWPDVIVDEGSLRFHMTGLRKALGDGQDGARYITTVAGRGYCFVAPISRSSRLRPASTTPDFRHALLPGRLDRMIGREQDVLRLAERVMTSRMVTIVGVGGVGKTTVATAVAHHLSPTFNGAVLFADYGMLSDPGLVAAGIASMLGLPVGSEDVRPSLIAYLRDKQILLILDTCEHLIDAIADLAAAIVDAAPQVFLLATSREALRIEAESVYRLDTLACPPDDPELPTETVLSFPATRLFIERAAASGASLELSDQDVRVVASICRKLDGMALALELAARRVESYGLTQTATLLDRHLTLGWTGSRTAPPRQKTLQATLDWSFGLLTEVERLVLRRLAVFVGDFTLDAALEVISTSEMHPPSVFEAIDNLVAKSLLATHPLGATMRYRLLDTTRAYALQSQTQEDQAGLGARHAIYYQRWLEQFGPDWPTLSTGPERLPYFVSINNVRTALEWCFGEHGDINVGVRLAAAAASVFQIMSLFPECQRWSERALLALDDKSKGSVEEMHLQAGLGISRMYLQGGRETSQAALVRSLQIAEERGSALDQLRILGPLSMLSLRIGDFNAALHYARRCSAIAMTVDDPATVELGRFFLGNSLHFTGDLANARIELEAAARSQPRSQRTAASYVGFEGKHLAGGILARNLWLQGYPEQAELRAREAISDAAKLDHSLTLCIALLGGIAVFLWRDDLPSAEEHIEWLISRAGLHFLSPYVSVAQGFQGEVAVRRGDVKAGIETIRRCIEKLHLATYEVFTTMLEIALVKGLVAIGEFDEGLTRINRTIESVEKNGDLCYLPELLRVKARLLSSTHSSDEDVEACLTLAIGKSATMGARAWELRAATDLAALWLDDGRLREARILLQPIFERIDEDSDTTDVKAARVLLQRLL, from the coding sequence ATGAACAGTTTCGGCGACGCCAATGCCGACGACCTGACTTTCGGTCCCTTCCGCTTGAGCATCGGCCAGCGCCTGCTTGCGAAAGACGGTGTTGCAGTCGACCTGGGCGCCCGTGCGCTCGACTTGCTGATAGCCCTGACCCTTGCGCCCAATGTCGTCGTTGCCAAGAAAGATCTGATGTCGTGCGTCTGGCCGGATGTGATCGTCGACGAAGGCAGCCTTCGTTTTCACATGACCGGATTGAGGAAAGCGCTGGGCGACGGACAGGACGGCGCGCGCTATATCACCACGGTTGCCGGAAGGGGCTATTGTTTCGTAGCACCGATCTCGCGATCCAGCCGCCTGCGACCAGCGTCCACCACTCCCGATTTCCGTCATGCCCTGTTGCCAGGCCGACTTGATCGAATGATCGGACGAGAGCAGGACGTTCTGCGCCTCGCGGAAAGGGTGATGACGTCGCGAATGGTCACCATCGTAGGCGTCGGCGGCGTCGGGAAGACCACGGTCGCCACTGCAGTCGCGCATCATCTCTCACCGACCTTCAACGGAGCTGTCCTGTTCGCCGATTACGGCATGTTGAGCGATCCGGGTCTGGTCGCGGCGGGGATCGCCTCGATGCTCGGCCTGCCCGTTGGATCCGAAGATGTCCGCCCCAGCCTGATCGCCTATCTCCGCGACAAGCAGATCCTGCTGATCCTCGATACCTGTGAGCACCTGATAGATGCCATTGCGGATCTCGCGGCAGCGATTGTCGACGCCGCTCCGCAGGTGTTTCTCCTCGCAACGAGCCGTGAAGCACTGAGAATCGAAGCTGAAAGCGTTTACCGCCTCGACACCCTCGCCTGCCCTCCAGATGATCCGGAACTTCCCACCGAGACAGTTCTCTCCTTTCCGGCCACGCGGCTGTTCATCGAACGCGCTGCGGCAAGCGGGGCGTCTCTTGAGCTCAGCGACCAGGACGTTCGCGTCGTAGCAAGCATCTGCCGGAAGCTCGACGGCATGGCGCTCGCACTGGAACTCGCCGCGCGCCGCGTCGAGAGCTATGGTCTCACCCAGACCGCCACGCTTCTCGATCGGCATTTGACACTCGGATGGACGGGATCTCGAACAGCACCGCCGCGACAAAAAACGCTGCAGGCAACGCTCGACTGGAGCTTCGGGCTCCTCACGGAGGTGGAACGCCTCGTACTTCGGCGACTGGCAGTCTTTGTCGGTGACTTCACACTTGATGCCGCACTGGAAGTGATTTCCACCTCCGAGATGCATCCGCCGTCCGTCTTCGAAGCGATCGACAATCTCGTTGCCAAATCATTGCTCGCAACCCATCCCCTCGGCGCGACGATGCGTTACCGCCTATTGGACACGACACGGGCCTATGCCCTGCAATCCCAGACCCAAGAGGATCAAGCCGGATTAGGTGCGCGCCACGCGATCTATTATCAACGTTGGCTCGAGCAATTCGGCCCGGATTGGCCGACGTTGTCGACAGGGCCTGAGCGGCTGCCGTATTTCGTAAGCATCAACAATGTACGCACGGCACTGGAGTGGTGCTTCGGGGAACACGGCGACATCAACGTTGGCGTTAGGCTTGCGGCCGCGGCCGCATCGGTCTTCCAGATCATGTCGCTGTTTCCCGAGTGCCAGCGATGGTCGGAACGTGCCCTTCTCGCGCTGGATGACAAGTCGAAAGGCAGCGTCGAGGAGATGCACCTGCAAGCGGGTCTTGGAATTTCCCGAATGTACCTTCAAGGCGGCCGCGAAACCTCACAAGCCGCCCTCGTTCGCAGCCTGCAAATCGCGGAAGAGCGAGGCAGTGCGCTCGATCAATTGCGTATCTTGGGCCCGTTAAGCATGTTGAGCCTGCGCATCGGCGATTTTAATGCCGCCCTTCACTACGCGCGCCGTTGCTCTGCAATCGCCATGACGGTGGACGATCCTGCCACGGTTGAACTGGGTCGCTTTTTTCTCGGAAACTCGCTGCATTTCACGGGCGATTTGGCCAACGCCAGGATTGAGCTCGAGGCGGCAGCGAGAAGCCAACCGCGGTCGCAAAGAACCGCTGCCAGCTATGTTGGCTTCGAAGGAAAACACCTCGCAGGCGGGATTCTGGCTCGAAACCTCTGGCTCCAAGGCTATCCGGAGCAGGCTGAGCTTCGGGCGCGCGAGGCGATCAGCGATGCAGCCAAGCTGGATCATTCCCTGACCCTGTGCATCGCGCTTCTGGGCGGCATTGCTGTCTTCCTGTGGCGCGACGACCTACCCAGTGCCGAAGAGCATATTGAATGGTTGATCTCGCGGGCAGGACTGCATTTCCTCTCACCGTACGTGTCCGTAGCTCAAGGTTTCCAGGGCGAAGTAGCCGTCCGCCGTGGAGACGTGAAAGCCGGGATCGAGACGATTCGTCGATGCATCGAGAAGCTTCATCTGGCGACCTACGAGGTGTTCACAACCATGCTAGAGATCGCACTCGTCAAGGGATTGGTGGCGATCGGTGAGTTCGACGAAGGCTTGACCAGGATCAACCGAACTATCGAGTCTGTCGAGAAAAATGGAGACCTGTGTTACCTGCCCGAACTGCTGCGCGTTAAGGCGAGATTGTTGTCATCGACGCATTCTTCAGATGAAGATGTTGAGGCGTGCCTGACGTTGGCGATCGGAAAAAGTGCAACCATGGGCGCCCGTGCCTGGGAGCTGCGGGCCGCAACCGATCTCGCTGCTCTCTGGCTTGATGATGGCCGGCTGCGTGAGGCGCGAATATTGTTGCAGCCAATTTTCGAGCGGATTGATGAAGATTCGGATACGACGGATGTCAAGGCGGCGAGAGTATTATTGCAGAGGCTATTATAG
- a CDS encoding type II toxin-antitoxin system VapC family toxin has translation MIVLDTNVVSEAMKPAPDLAIRNWLNDQVAETLYLSSVTLAELLFGIAALPEGRRKKALADTLDGLLELFDDRVLSFDTAAARHYADLAATARAGGEGFPAPNGYIAAIAASKGFTIATRDTSPFEAAGVPVVNPWNHL, from the coding sequence ATGATCGTCCTGGACACGAATGTCGTCTCGGAGGCGATGAAGCCGGCCCCGGATTTGGCTATACGCAATTGGTTGAATGACCAGGTAGCCGAAACCTTGTATCTGTCCAGTGTAACGCTGGCGGAGCTACTGTTTGGCATCGCTGCGCTACCGGAGGGCCGGCGCAAAAAGGCGTTGGCCGACACGCTTGATGGCCTGCTCGAACTGTTCGACGATCGCGTGTTGTCATTCGACACTGCGGCCGCTCGGCACTATGCGGACCTTGCGGCAACCGCGCGAGCAGGGGGGGAGGGATTCCCGGCACCTAATGGATATATTGCGGCTATTGCAGCCTCCAAGGGATTTACAATCGCGACACGCGATACGAGTCCCTTTGAGGCGGCAGGAGTCCCCGTCGTCAATCCTTGGAACCACCTATAG
- a CDS encoding type II toxin-antitoxin system HipA family toxin, translating to MTSRADATEAFVWMWLLGAKEPVVAGRLDQDGERLIFTYGASYRRRKQAIPIYEPELPLQEGVIAPINGLRMASCIRDGSPDAWGRRVIINRLTGKKPDAAGVPEISELTYLLQSGSDRIGALDFQASATEYIPRLAAQASLDELLEAADLIEKGVPLTPALDQALNYGTSIGGARPKALIDDGTKKFIAKFSASNDTYSVVKAEFIAMKLASACGLNAASVSMTRAAQKDVLLIERFDRTHTKAGWTRHAMVSALTMLGLDEMMARYASYEDLAELIRHRFTDPKYTLKELYGRICFNVLCGNTDDHARNHAAFWDGKRLTLTPAYDICPQNRTGNEATQAMLIKGEGRTSTLATCLAAAPDYHLKEAEAAALIERQITGIAAHWQEVCAEAELTPVDRKLFAGRQFLNSYALEGLDGYTALQDAFRAARDALIAGGSA from the coding sequence ATGACTTCTAGGGCGGACGCCACTGAAGCCTTTGTCTGGATGTGGTTGCTGGGGGCAAAGGAACCGGTGGTTGCAGGCCGCCTCGACCAGGATGGCGAGCGCCTGATCTTTACCTACGGCGCCAGCTACCGGCGTCGAAAGCAAGCCATACCGATCTATGAGCCCGAACTGCCCCTTCAGGAAGGCGTAATCGCGCCCATCAACGGCCTGCGGATGGCGAGCTGTATCCGCGACGGCTCGCCCGATGCCTGGGGCCGTCGGGTGATCATCAACAGGCTGACGGGCAAAAAGCCCGACGCTGCCGGTGTGCCGGAGATCAGCGAGCTGACCTATTTGCTCCAGTCAGGCTCCGACCGGATTGGCGCTCTCGATTTTCAGGCATCGGCCACAGAATATATCCCCCGCCTTGCCGCGCAAGCATCGCTCGACGAGCTCCTTGAAGCGGCTGACCTCATCGAAAAGGGCGTTCCTCTGACCCCGGCGCTCGATCAGGCCCTCAATTACGGCACCTCGATCGGCGGAGCGCGCCCCAAGGCGCTGATCGATGACGGGACAAAAAAGTTCATCGCCAAATTCTCGGCCAGCAACGACACATACAGCGTCGTAAAGGCGGAATTCATCGCGATGAAGCTGGCAAGCGCCTGCGGGCTCAACGCGGCATCCGTGTCGATGACCCGCGCCGCGCAAAAAGACGTGCTGCTGATCGAGCGCTTTGACCGCACGCATACCAAGGCCGGCTGGACGCGGCACGCGATGGTCTCGGCCCTCACGATGCTGGGCCTTGATGAGATGATGGCCCGCTATGCCTCCTACGAGGACCTAGCCGAGCTGATCCGCCACCGCTTCACCGATCCCAAGTACACGCTCAAGGAGCTCTACGGACGGATTTGCTTCAACGTCCTGTGCGGCAACACCGACGACCATGCCCGCAACCATGCCGCATTCTGGGACGGCAAGAGGCTGACCTTGACGCCCGCCTACGACATCTGCCCGCAAAACCGCACGGGCAACGAAGCCACGCAGGCCATGCTGATCAAGGGCGAGGGCCGCACCAGCACTCTAGCAACGTGCCTTGCAGCCGCGCCGGATTATCACCTGAAAGAGGCGGAAGCCGCCGCGCTGATCGAGCGGCAGATCACGGGGATCGCCGCACACTGGCAAGAGGTCTGCGCGGAAGCCGAGCTGACCCCGGTCGATCGCAAGCTGTTCGCGGGGCGTCAGTTCCTCAATAGCTACGCTCTTGAAGGACTTGATGGTTACACGGCGCTGCAAGACGCGTTTCGCGCCGCACGTGATGCATTGATCGCCGGCGGAAGCGCCTAA
- a CDS encoding FitA-like ribbon-helix-helix domain-containing protein has protein sequence MAILTVRNVPDEVHRALRVRAALHGRSTEAEVREILERAVKPEQRVRIGDALAELSGRLGLTNDDFEVFDQMREKAPAEPMRFE, from the coding sequence ATGGCTATCCTGACAGTACGAAATGTACCTGATGAAGTGCACCGGGCTTTACGCGTCCGAGCGGCGCTTCACGGCCGTAGCACAGAGGCGGAAGTCCGCGAGATTCTGGAACGTGCGGTAAAGCCCGAACAGCGTGTTCGCATCGGCGATGCCTTGGCCGAGTTGAGCGGGCGGCTTGGATTGACCAATGATGATTTCGAAGTGTTCGACCAGATGCGAGAGAAAGCGCCGGCGGAGCCAATGAGGTTTGAATGA
- a CDS encoding intradiol ring-cleavage dioxygenase, with the protein MPTRRHFLISFVATPIVLPRLGHAAGAPVELPLTASCGDDHELTPAQTEGPYFTPESPEKQDFASDAPGGERMTLAGYALTRDCQPVAKAMIELWHADEMGAYDNSGYKLRGHQFTDAEGKWWFETIVPGIYPGRTRHYHVKVQRPGGKALTTQLYFADEPDNERDRMFNADLLLDIRTTSDGKFGRYNFIVA; encoded by the coding sequence ATGCCGACCCGGCGACATTTCCTTATCAGCTTCGTCGCAACGCCGATTGTGCTGCCGAGACTAGGCCATGCAGCCGGCGCTCCTGTGGAGCTGCCGCTTACGGCCAGTTGCGGGGATGACCACGAGCTGACGCCGGCACAGACCGAAGGCCCGTATTTTACGCCGGAGAGCCCTGAAAAACAGGACTTCGCGAGCGATGCACCGGGCGGTGAAAGGATGACGCTTGCTGGTTACGCACTAACCAGGGACTGCCAGCCCGTAGCAAAAGCGATGATCGAGTTATGGCATGCCGATGAGATGGGCGCCTACGACAATAGCGGATACAAGCTCCGCGGACATCAATTCACAGATGCAGAAGGCAAATGGTGGTTCGAGACGATCGTGCCCGGGATCTATCCTGGTCGCACTCGGCACTACCACGTAAAAGTCCAACGGCCCGGCGGGAAGGCGCTGACGACGCAGCTGTATTTTGCCGATGAGCCGGACAATGAGCGTGACCGCATGTTCAATGCAGACTTGTTGCTCGACATCAGAACGACGAGCGACGGAAAATTCGGCCGCTACAATTTCATAGTGGCGTAA
- a CDS encoding epoxide hydrolase family protein, with product MTVIKIDVIDEDRRRLLGAVASGIAVLGTASLLPSYAKAATGSDTIRPFQVNIPQADLDDLRARLARTRLPEKETVGDFTQGVPLKTTKQLLDHWQNKYDWRKVEARINAVPNFITEIDGLDIHFIHVRSRHENALPLIVTHGWPGSIIEQLKIIGPLTDPTAHGGSASDAFHIVIPSMPGYGFSGKPEATGWGPERIASAWTTLMRRLGYTQFVAQGGDWGAVVTDMIGVQAPPELLGIHTNMPGAIPDAINGAAFSGAPTPAGLSDEEKHSYDQLVFFYKHVSYAFLMGTRPQTLTGLTDSPIALATYMLDHDGASLEMIARSFDGQDEGLSPDDVLDNVTLFWLTNTGVSAARLYWENKLAFFAAKGVKVPVAVSVFPDELYQTPRTWAEQAYPNLVHYNKLPKGGHFAAWEQPKLFTDEVRAGFRSLRKSG from the coding sequence ATGACCGTAATCAAGATTGACGTTATCGACGAAGACCGCCGCCGCCTGCTGGGTGCCGTCGCATCCGGGATCGCCGTCCTGGGCACTGCGAGTTTGCTTCCCTCATATGCCAAGGCGGCGACGGGATCTGACACCATCCGCCCGTTTCAGGTGAACATTCCGCAAGCGGATCTGGACGACCTTCGCGCCCGCCTCGCCCGCACGCGGCTACCGGAAAAAGAGACCGTCGGCGACTTTACCCAAGGCGTACCGCTGAAGACGACCAAGCAGTTGCTGGATCACTGGCAGAACAAATATGACTGGCGAAAGGTCGAGGCCCGGATTAACGCCGTACCCAACTTCATTACGGAGATCGACGGGCTGGACATCCATTTCATTCATGTCCGCAGCAGGCACGAAAACGCACTGCCGCTGATCGTGACGCACGGTTGGCCGGGTTCGATCATCGAGCAGTTGAAGATCATCGGCCCACTGACCGACCCGACTGCCCACGGCGGAAGCGCTTCGGATGCATTCCATATCGTCATCCCGTCGATGCCGGGCTACGGATTCTCTGGCAAGCCTGAAGCGACGGGATGGGGACCGGAACGCATTGCCAGCGCCTGGACTACCCTGATGCGCCGTCTGGGCTACACCCAGTTTGTCGCACAGGGCGGCGATTGGGGTGCTGTCGTAACCGACATGATCGGCGTGCAGGCTCCTCCGGAACTGCTCGGCATCCATACCAACATGCCGGGCGCAATACCCGATGCCATCAACGGTGCAGCATTTTCCGGAGCCCCGACCCCAGCAGGTCTCTCGGATGAAGAAAAGCATTCGTATGATCAACTTGTCTTTTTCTACAAGCATGTTTCCTACGCATTCCTGATGGGAACGCGGCCGCAGACCCTCACCGGATTGACGGACTCCCCGATCGCACTTGCGACCTACATGCTCGATCACGACGGGGCGAGCCTGGAAATGATCGCCCGCTCTTTCGACGGGCAGGATGAAGGCCTCAGCCCCGACGATGTCCTCGACAATGTGACGCTGTTCTGGCTGACAAACACGGGCGTATCGGCCGCGCGCCTTTACTGGGAGAACAAGCTCGCATTCTTCGCCGCGAAGGGGGTCAAGGTGCCGGTCGCGGTCAGCGTCTTTCCGGACGAACTCTACCAGACGCCGCGCACCTGGGCTGAACAGGCGTACCCAAATCTCGTGCACTACAACAAGCTTCCAAAGGGCGGACACTTCGCAGCCTGGGAGCAGCCGAAGCTTTTTACCGACGAGGTGCGCGCCGGCTTCCGCAGCCTTCGCAAATCCGGCTGA